A window from Sinanaerobacter sp. ZZT-01 encodes these proteins:
- a CDS encoding coenzyme F420-0:L-glutamate ligase — protein sequence MERMVGTVVRGLRAPIIREGDDLESIVVDSVLKASKSEGFALRDKDVVAITEAVVARAQGNYATTNQLAQDVKTKLGGGTIGVIFPILSRNRFAICLRGIAKGAKKIVLMLSYPSDEVGNHLIDIDKLDENGINPYTDVLSQEQFESLFGKSKHTFTGMDYVNYYKGLIEEEGAEAEVIFSNNPRTILNYTENVLTCDIHTRARTKRLLKEAGGGIILGMDDLLTSSVDGSGYNTNYGLLGSNKSTETTIKLFPNDCTTFVNGIQKKLIETTGKTIEVMVYGDGAFKDPVGKIWELADPVVSPGYTSGLEGTPNELKLKYLADNDFAHLSGDELKQAISECIIKKDSNLKDSMLSQGTTPRRLTDLIGSLCDLTSGSGDKGTPIVYIQGYFDNYTK from the coding sequence ATGGAAAGAATGGTTGGAACCGTCGTTCGAGGACTACGAGCGCCCATCATCCGAGAAGGTGATGATTTGGAATCAATTGTCGTAGATTCTGTATTAAAAGCTTCCAAATCGGAAGGTTTTGCATTGCGTGATAAAGATGTTGTTGCGATTACAGAAGCGGTTGTTGCTAGAGCACAAGGCAATTATGCTACAACCAATCAGTTAGCACAAGATGTAAAAACAAAGCTGGGCGGAGGAACCATTGGCGTTATATTCCCGATTCTCAGCAGAAACCGATTTGCAATCTGCCTAAGAGGGATTGCAAAGGGTGCAAAAAAAATCGTACTGATGCTTAGCTATCCAAGCGATGAAGTAGGAAATCATTTGATTGATATAGACAAACTGGATGAAAATGGGATCAATCCTTATACAGATGTGCTATCTCAGGAACAGTTCGAATCACTTTTTGGAAAATCCAAACATACGTTTACCGGTATGGATTATGTCAACTATTATAAAGGATTGATTGAAGAAGAAGGTGCAGAAGCAGAGGTTATATTTTCAAACAACCCAAGAACTATTTTAAATTATACGGAGAACGTATTAACGTGTGACATTCATACGAGAGCACGTACAAAACGGCTACTAAAAGAAGCCGGAGGTGGAATCATCTTAGGTATGGATGACCTCTTGACCAGTAGTGTGGATGGAAGCGGTTATAATACAAATTATGGGCTCCTAGGTTCCAACAAATCGACTGAGACTACCATTAAATTATTTCCAAACGATTGCACTACGTTCGTAAATGGAATTCAGAAAAAATTGATTGAAACAACTGGAAAGACAATTGAAGTTATGGTATACGGTGACGGTGCATTCAAAGACCCTGTAGGAAAAATTTGGGAACTGGCAGATCCGGTCGTATCGCCGGGATATACCTCCGGACTGGAAGGTACGCCAAACGAATTAAAGCTAAAGTATCTTGCTGACAATGATTTTGCGCACTTATCGGGCGACGAATTAAAACAAGCGATTTCTGAGTGTATTATTAAAAAAGACAGCAATCTAAAAGATTCCATGCTTTCGCAAGGAACAACTCCAAGAAGATTAACAGATCTGATTGGCTCACTTTGTGATTTAACCTCAGGAAGCGGAGACAAAGGAACACCAATTGTTTACATTCAAGGATACTTTGATAACTATACTAAATAA
- a CDS encoding MFS transporter has protein sequence MDNQKKNYLLIAAILGASICLRAPLTSVGPLVADIGNEMDASPTLLGLLTTLPVLVFGITSPFINLFGRRFGNYFCVMIGLLFILSGMLLRSAFGLQELFLGTVIMAVGIGVGNVLLPSIIKSSFPSGGGVMTGAYMTMQGIFAGIGAGLSLPLARKLGLGWRVTLLIWAVAAMTAFFLWLPQYREERINKVRSSFQLQRKSEKREKSVWCTSWAWYVTLFLGSQSLLFYSLSNWIPSMLEDRGISAEAISMIATWYQWSGVPTTFLAPILMQKMSNKKLLAAMIGLGYFSGIVALLLAGSSIPLLLLALTLASASGGANYSLSMAMIVLMSKDAREAGELSGMSQCAGYLLAASGPVVSGILYDYSGQWTATLLFYILVTIVLFVSGQLLMRHIPS, from the coding sequence ATGGATAATCAAAAGAAAAATTACTTATTAATTGCAGCTATCCTTGGTGCAAGTATTTGTTTACGTGCACCTCTCACATCGGTGGGACCCTTAGTTGCTGATATTGGAAATGAGATGGATGCCTCTCCTACTTTATTGGGGCTGCTTACGACTCTTCCCGTTTTGGTCTTTGGTATTACCTCACCATTTATCAATTTATTTGGTCGAAGGTTTGGAAATTATTTTTGTGTAATGATTGGCTTGCTTTTCATTTTAAGCGGCATGCTTCTTCGTTCCGCTTTCGGCTTACAAGAGCTGTTTTTAGGTACCGTTATCATGGCAGTTGGGATTGGAGTAGGAAACGTTCTGCTCCCCAGTATTATTAAATCAAGTTTTCCAAGCGGCGGAGGCGTGATGACCGGAGCTTATATGACGATGCAAGGGATTTTTGCGGGTATTGGCGCGGGCTTGAGCCTACCTCTTGCCAGAAAACTTGGACTGGGGTGGAGAGTCACCCTTTTAATTTGGGCTGTTGCTGCAATGACCGCTTTTTTTCTGTGGCTGCCGCAGTACCGAGAAGAGAGAATAAATAAAGTACGATCCTCTTTCCAGTTACAGAGAAAGAGTGAAAAAAGAGAAAAGAGTGTGTGGTGCACTTCTTGGGCGTGGTACGTTACTTTGTTTTTAGGAAGCCAGTCGCTACTCTTCTATTCTTTAAGCAATTGGATTCCGTCTATGCTGGAAGACCGTGGAATATCGGCTGAGGCAATCAGCATGATAGCAACTTGGTATCAGTGGAGCGGAGTTCCCACTACATTCCTGGCACCAATTTTAATGCAAAAGATGAGCAATAAAAAACTACTTGCGGCCATGATTGGATTGGGTTACTTTAGCGGTATCGTGGCATTGCTGCTTGCAGGCTCTTCAATTCCTCTGCTCTTGCTGGCGTTGACCCTGGCTTCTGCAAGCGGTGGGGCAAATTATAGTTTATCAATGGCAATGATCGTTCTTATGAGTAAAGATGCGAGAGAAGCCGGAGAGCTTTCGGGGATGAGTCAGTGTGCGGGATACCTTTTGGCGGCATCAGGTCCGGTTGTTTCGGGCATATTGTATGATTATAGCGGCCAATGGACAGCAACTCTGCTTTTTTATATTTTGGTTACGATTGTTTTATTTGTTAGCGGGCAATTATTAATGAGACATATTCCGTCTTAA
- a CDS encoding CorA family divalent cation transporter, whose protein sequence is MIYFLEDDRLKEGKSDQKDSIDFRPCLGIFDEKETEEWRDYLEISPIICKELFEEKICKFESHDGFDYITVTIPNTDIKDDMENKHWIEVYYRSNQLLFFYEDEEGKQFLDKLLNEIVKKGLKFLSLERILYEFFDLLTEKDAEYLESIEEEIFKLEEALLDSVSNNHIHDIMMIRRELLSWKRYYEQLLHIAEGMQENENGLLSNKIARAFRHLSGRTLRSMDSIVNLSDYVSQVREAYQAQIDIKQNEIMKLFTVITAIFLPLTLIVGWYGMNLQMPEFQFAYAYPVVIVVSVIVAVTSYFYLKKKKWF, encoded by the coding sequence ATGATTTATTTTTTAGAAGACGATAGGCTGAAGGAAGGAAAATCTGACCAAAAAGATTCCATAGATTTTCGTCCGTGCCTTGGTATTTTTGACGAAAAGGAAACGGAAGAATGGCGGGATTATTTGGAGATCAGCCCGATTATCTGTAAAGAGTTATTTGAAGAAAAGATTTGTAAATTTGAAAGCCATGACGGATTTGATTACATTACGGTAACCATTCCAAATACCGATATAAAAGATGATATGGAGAATAAGCACTGGATTGAAGTGTATTACCGCAGCAATCAGCTTCTTTTCTTTTATGAAGATGAAGAAGGAAAACAGTTTTTAGATAAGCTTTTAAACGAGATAGTAAAAAAAGGGTTAAAGTTCTTAAGCTTAGAACGAATTCTTTATGAGTTTTTTGATTTATTAACCGAAAAAGATGCGGAGTATTTAGAGTCAATTGAAGAAGAAATTTTTAAGTTGGAAGAAGCGTTGCTGGATTCCGTATCGAACAATCATATCCACGATATCATGATGATTCGTCGAGAGTTGCTTTCGTGGAAACGTTATTATGAGCAGCTTTTACATATTGCAGAAGGAATGCAGGAAAATGAAAACGGTTTGTTATCGAATAAAATTGCCAGAGCATTTCGTCATCTTTCGGGGCGTACTTTACGTAGTATGGACAGCATTGTAAATTTAAGTGATTATGTTTCCCAAGTAAGAGAAGCGTATCAGGCACAGATCGATATTAAGCAAAATGAAATCATGAAACTGTTTACTGTGATTACAGCAATTTTTCTGCCCTTGACTTTGATCGTCGGCTGGTATGGTATGAATCTGCAAATGCCAGAGTTTCAGTTTGCTTATGCATACCCTGTGGTAATTGTCGTTTCTGTTATTGTAGCTGTAACCAGTTACTTTTATTTGAAAAAGAAGAAATGGTTTTGA
- a CDS encoding phosphodiester glycosidase family protein, which translates to MKNKLRISCSAMLCILISMSSVVVSFAASHAYASKNIDNTTVRYVTLDMSDSSIEPVVVVADGQMCSEDSLSAMAKSVNALSAINGTYFEAYNGVPVPWGTIIKDGKVLHIGSGGAVLGITKDKQLLVDRLKITLTGYVNGAVAVYPWRINHPSTEDGAITIFTPEYGSNVDLQTGAQAVVTKKGKVLSIVSSSFTVPSDGFAVVFNKDAVSGVNRFHIGDTAYYEQAITPTYTKASQWDYVIAGLGAGPSLIINGNVTANGQDEGFTEAKINTNRAGRSFIGATENGKIIIGNMGSKTLKEAAAICKSLNLINAMCLDGGGSIGLYDRDSKVSIQGRNINNCLAFLSVAQTQASVQDLVAVKPLKSKLMIDNQTRRFESYHIDGNSYFKLRDLAAALNGSEKQFEVEYDAAVKAVKISSQKSYTSVGGELYLPDQPVIRTAKKSQVKLYLNEKETVVAAYYINGNYFYKLRDMGNLLDFLVEWNAETKETAISTKK; encoded by the coding sequence ATGAAAAATAAGTTGCGGATTAGTTGTAGTGCTATGCTTTGTATTTTAATAAGTATGAGCAGTGTTGTTGTTTCTTTTGCAGCATCACATGCATACGCGTCAAAGAACATAGACAATACTACAGTGAGGTATGTTACATTGGACATGTCTGATTCTTCAATAGAACCAGTTGTGGTGGTTGCGGATGGACAGATGTGCAGCGAAGATTCCCTGTCAGCTATGGCAAAATCAGTGAATGCGTTGAGTGCGATTAACGGGACCTATTTTGAAGCATATAATGGAGTACCGGTTCCTTGGGGAACGATTATTAAAGACGGTAAGGTCCTTCACATCGGGAGCGGAGGAGCTGTCTTGGGAATTACAAAGGACAAGCAGCTTTTAGTCGATCGCCTTAAAATTACATTGACAGGCTATGTAAATGGTGCGGTAGCAGTTTATCCATGGCGTATCAATCATCCGAGTACTGAGGATGGTGCAATCACTATTTTTACGCCGGAATATGGAAGCAACGTGGATTTGCAGACAGGTGCTCAAGCCGTAGTCACAAAAAAGGGAAAAGTTCTTAGCATTGTATCTTCCAGCTTTACAGTGCCGTCGGATGGCTTTGCAGTTGTCTTTAATAAAGATGCAGTGTCTGGAGTGAATCGCTTTCATATAGGAGATACAGCATACTATGAGCAGGCGATTACACCGACTTACACGAAAGCGTCTCAATGGGATTATGTAATTGCAGGGCTAGGTGCAGGACCAAGTCTGATTATTAATGGAAATGTAACAGCAAATGGACAGGACGAAGGCTTTACTGAAGCAAAGATCAATACCAATCGTGCCGGACGCTCTTTTATCGGAGCCACAGAAAATGGAAAAATTATCATAGGGAACATGGGAAGCAAAACACTGAAAGAGGCCGCCGCCATTTGTAAGTCTCTTAATCTGATCAATGCAATGTGCCTTGATGGAGGAGGTTCAATTGGACTTTACGATCGAGATTCCAAAGTCTCGATACAAGGGCGCAATATTAATAATTGCTTGGCATTTCTCTCGGTTGCGCAGACACAGGCAAGTGTACAAGATTTGGTGGCTGTGAAGCCATTGAAGAGTAAATTGATGATAGATAACCAGACACGCAGATTTGAATCGTATCATATTGATGGCAATAGCTACTTTAAACTGCGTGATTTAGCGGCGGCTCTGAATGGGAGCGAAAAACAATTTGAGGTTGAGTACGATGCCGCAGTGAAAGCGGTTAAAATCAGTTCGCAAAAATCATATACAAGTGTCGGTGGGGAGCTGTATTTACCAGATCAGCCTGTGATACGAACGGCAAAGAAAAGTCAGGTAAAGCTGTATTTGAATGAGAAAGAAACAGTGGTAGCAGCGTATTATATAAATGGAAATTATTTCTACAAGCTGAGAGATATGGGCAATTTATTAGATTTTTTGGTAGAATGGAATGCAGAGACGAAAGAAACTGCCATTAGTACAAAAAAATAA